Proteins from a genomic interval of Desulfonatronum thioautotrophicum:
- a CDS encoding response regulator transcription factor yields the protein MKKILIIDDEEDLCRILKHMLECEGQFQVHTAGDAETGMTLALSEEPDLILLDIVMPGMSGTKMAEELLKTPQTRPIPIIFISALVDKSELKKSISEADNREFMAKPLNIEELVARIMAMTG from the coding sequence ATGAAAAAAATTCTGATCATCGACGATGAGGAAGACCTCTGCCGTATTCTGAAGCACATGCTGGAATGCGAGGGGCAGTTTCAGGTGCACACGGCCGGGGACGCGGAGACGGGCATGACTCTGGCCCTGAGTGAAGAACCGGACCTGATCCTCCTGGACATCGTCATGCCCGGGATGTCCGGAACAAAAATGGCGGAGGAACTGTTGAAGACTCCGCAAACCCGGCCGATCCCGATCATCTTCATCTCGGCCCTGGTGGACAAGTCGGAACTCAAGAAGTCCATCAGTGAAGCGGACAACAGGGAGTTCATGGCCAAGCCTCTGAACATCGAGGAACTGGTGGCCAGGATCATGGCCATGACCGGATGA
- a CDS encoding sensor histidine kinase: MMPDNQTATWAGTTGGRDDGPAGRSVVMIVDDTPHNLHLLQNMIKELGHRTAAFPRAELALAAAARRPPDLFLLDIRMPGMDGFEMCRQIKQDPALRDIPVLFVSALKDVEDKVRAFAAGGADYVTKPFHPEEVKARVEVHLRNRALERHLRGHNLELRQNQALLEDRLLNVEKMNSLSRISAGVAHEILNPVNIISLELQMLLAMTGLPGKARTELEVCMRHVRRVIAIADSLRQFSHAGKETKEPGDINALIAHLLRLYSTQMLIENVNVVTGFQPGLPAVLMNAKRIEQVLINIFSNALSAMDETEDKGITVQTAAVRVEDAVHVRITVADTGPGIDKRNLRRVFYPFFTTKEQGKGTGMGLSIAHGIVREHGGRIWAESGEQGGAVFRIDLPADQPGPEDAGAQGPENGVPGAQGIRNFAEALNPSQGESS, encoded by the coding sequence ATGATGCCCGACAACCAAACCGCAACCTGGGCCGGTACCACGGGTGGACGGGATGACGGGCCGGCCGGGCGTTCCGTGGTCATGATCGTGGACGACACGCCGCACAACCTGCATCTGTTGCAGAACATGATCAAAGAGCTGGGCCATCGGACGGCGGCCTTTCCCAGGGCTGAACTGGCTCTGGCCGCGGCGGCCAGAAGGCCTCCGGATCTGTTCCTGCTGGACATCAGAATGCCCGGAATGGACGGTTTTGAGATGTGTCGGCAAATCAAACAGGATCCGGCGCTGCGGGACATTCCGGTGCTGTTCGTCAGCGCCTTGAAGGATGTCGAGGACAAGGTCAGGGCGTTTGCCGCGGGCGGGGCCGACTATGTGACCAAGCCCTTCCATCCCGAAGAGGTCAAGGCCCGGGTGGAGGTGCACCTGCGGAATCGAGCCCTGGAGCGCCACCTGCGCGGCCACAACCTGGAACTGCGGCAAAACCAGGCCCTCCTGGAAGACCGGCTGCTCAACGTGGAAAAAATGAATTCCCTGAGCCGCATCTCCGCTGGAGTGGCCCATGAGATCCTCAACCCGGTCAACATCATTTCCCTGGAGCTGCAAATGCTGCTGGCCATGACCGGCCTGCCCGGCAAGGCGCGAACCGAACTGGAGGTCTGCATGCGCCATGTCCGGAGGGTCATCGCCATTGCCGACAGCCTGCGGCAGTTCTCCCATGCGGGAAAGGAAACCAAGGAACCCGGCGACATCAATGCCCTCATCGCCCATCTGCTGCGGCTCTACTCCACCCAGATGCTCATCGAGAACGTGAACGTGGTCACGGGCTTCCAGCCGGGGCTGCCCGCTGTCCTGATGAACGCGAAAAGGATCGAGCAGGTGCTGATCAACATTTTCTCCAATGCCCTCTCAGCCATGGATGAGACAGAGGACAAGGGGATCACCGTCCAGACGGCCGCGGTCAGGGTCGAGGACGCGGTCCACGTTCGGATCACCGTGGCCGACACGGGGCCGGGCATTGACAAGAGAAATCTGCGGCGGGTCTTTTACCCGTTCTTCACCACCAAGGAGCAGGGCAAGGGGACCGGCATGGGCCTCTCCATCGCCCATGGGATCGTCCGGGAGCATGGCGGGAGAATCTGGGCCGAGTCCGGAGAACAGGGCGGGGCCGTGTTCCGCATCGACCTGCCGGCGGACCAGCCCGGACCGGAGGACGCCGGAGCGCAAGGCCCCGAGAACGGTGTTCCGGGGGCGCAAGGGATCCGGAACTTTGCGGAAGCACTCAATCCAAGCCAGGGAGAAAGCTCGTGA